One window of Nitrospirota bacterium genomic DNA carries:
- a CDS encoding response regulator, whose protein sequence is MNNSERILVIDDELAPRESIRMVLKDRYSVSTASGAIEGLSMMTENSVDLVVMDIKMPKMDGITALQEIKKKHPDTEVILLTAYASLETARDAIRFGAFDYLLKPFDKDDILMVVEKGLTKKRSSTGLKMERDILLDRASYLEQQISEARTNIMMCYEGTVNALILTIDAKDHYTYNHSNRVAKLSSEMAEVLGVPKKTIKEIEHAACIHDIGKIGIDENILKKNGRLTSDEYTEMKKHPGIGVRIVQSVPFLEDAIPVIHYHHERYDGKGYPEGIKGENIPLAARIVNVADAIDAMMRARPYRAALTVENVMSELTNNSGTQFDPAIAEIILNGSVPLL, encoded by the coding sequence ATGAACAATAGCGAAAGGATCCTTGTCATTGACGACGAACTTGCCCCGAGAGAATCAATTCGGATGGTCCTTAAGGACAGGTACTCTGTATCCACCGCCTCGGGGGCGATTGAGGGATTAAGCATGATGACGGAAAATTCCGTCGACCTCGTCGTGATGGATATAAAGATGCCGAAGATGGACGGCATAACCGCATTGCAGGAGATAAAGAAAAAACATCCTGACACCGAGGTGATCCTGCTGACGGCATATGCCAGCCTTGAAACAGCAAGGGACGCCATACGCTTCGGCGCCTTTGATTACCTGTTAAAGCCGTTTGACAAGGATGATATCCTGATGGTCGTTGAGAAAGGGCTGACTAAAAAGCGTTCAAGCACGGGGTTGAAGATGGAACGAGACATATTATTGGACAGGGCCTCATATCTTGAACAGCAGATAAGCGAAGCGCGGACCAATATCATGATGTGTTATGAAGGCACCGTCAATGCCCTGATCCTTACAATAGACGCCAAAGACCACTACACCTACAACCACTCAAACCGCGTCGCAAAACTGTCATCCGAGATGGCTGAAGTGCTGGGCGTGCCGAAGAAGACAATAAAAGAAATAGAACATGCCGCCTGCATCCACGACATCGGCAAGATCGGCATTGACGAAAACATCCTCAAGAAAAACGGCCGGCTGACAAGTGATGAGTATACGGAAATGAAAAAACATCCGGGCATTGGAGTCAGGATCGTGCAATCCGTTCCTTTCCTTGAAGATGCGATCCCGGTCATTCATTATCATCATGAACGGTATGACGGAAAAGGATATCCTGAGGGGATAAAGGGAGAAAATATACCTCTGGCTGCGAGGATAGTAAATGTCGCCGATGCTATTGACGCGATGATGCGGGCAAGGCCTTACAGGGCCGCTCTTACAGTGGAAAATGTGATGAGTGAGCTGACGAATAACTCCGGGACACAGTTTGATCCCGCCATAGCTGAAATCATATTAAACGGCAGTGTCCCGCTTCTTTAG
- a CDS encoding DNA gyrase inhibitor YacG: MKIKCPTCKKWTEWQDNPFRPFCSERCKLIDLGAWASDEYRIEGRLSDEAGQTPSEKENGND; the protein is encoded by the coding sequence ATGAAAATAAAGTGTCCCACCTGTAAAAAATGGACTGAATGGCAGGATAACCCTTTCAGGCCTTTTTGTTCTGAGAGGTGCAAGCTTATTGACCTTGGGGCCTGGGCCTCGGACGAATACAGGATTGAGGGCAGGCTCAGCGATGAGGCAGGGCAGACACCTTCGGAAAAGGAGAACGGAAATGATTAA
- a CDS encoding PAS domain-containing protein, producing the protein MELLALLSGRDAFVIPQVKNALKQYTVYPLKTVEELEDLYGNIPLNLLLIDTVSHKLSALGEFLGKLDNDRVVLIAHEKFDKYTKEQLPRSVFDSLDDGSIRTELPAIVERALERQRFRNELGLLKQSSRDIVSPAQMQVCNRQEPEVFSGRYDPVPSGRYVHEKVIVNFAKMLTASFDMRKLFNHFIDSVMEIARVSKMSIMLKDKDVFHVKTHYGLDPYLADNLQLRKDSALASWLAKTGRIMSKPANFFDSESVNVKSDMEILQCSVSFPMIHKGKLIGIFNIDNKITEEPFYREELEIIYVLCNYLAAAIKDIDLYHHMWYQKEFTNNIISSMSSGMIAIDKDEKITVFNQQAADILGLHPSDVIARDLRALPSPLGDILYETLSGGKTYRRYEAVINPARIPVGINSYRLMDEQQNPVGAGIVFSDLSDSKKLEEQKSRADKLKAVNDLIAKIAHEVRNPLTSIQTYTQLLNEKHEDDELHNFYVSSVSQSINRLDKLIDKLITFSNTQDYNLKKEDINDLINDAADLILRSLPPTHKISKNLTDKVFYINADKRQLVKAIYYIVQSIIDKTPDGALIMINARIIMQDSFSAEITIMYEGDKLLEEEQNLSKPLFDIDNLDTELNVPISRKIIDGHAGSLDIKSKEGMNTFIISLPVLDRRGSAVSFKGGYVNEQ; encoded by the coding sequence ATGGAACTTCTTGCACTATTAAGCGGCAGAGACGCTTTTGTTATACCTCAGGTAAAGAATGCTTTAAAACAGTACACTGTTTATCCCCTGAAAACCGTGGAGGAGCTTGAGGACCTGTACGGCAATATACCCCTCAATCTGCTTCTTATCGACACGGTCTCTCACAAGCTGTCCGCCCTTGGGGAATTCTTAGGCAAACTTGACAATGACAGGGTAGTGCTTATCGCGCATGAAAAATTTGACAAGTACACAAAGGAGCAGCTCCCGCGCAGTGTATTTGACTCCCTTGATGACGGCTCAATAAGAACCGAACTTCCCGCAATAGTTGAACGGGCGCTGGAAAGACAGAGATTCCGGAACGAACTGGGTCTATTAAAACAATCATCAAGGGACATAGTCTCTCCGGCGCAGATGCAGGTCTGTAACAGGCAGGAACCGGAGGTGTTTTCCGGCCGTTATGATCCGGTCCCAAGCGGGAGGTATGTCCACGAAAAAGTCATTGTCAATTTCGCCAAGATGCTGACGGCAAGCTTTGACATGCGAAAGCTCTTTAACCACTTTATTGATTCCGTCATGGAGATCGCGCGTGTAAGCAAGATGTCCATCATGCTCAAAGACAAGGATGTATTTCATGTCAAAACACATTACGGGCTTGACCCTTATCTGGCCGACAACCTGCAGCTCAGAAAAGACAGCGCGCTCGCGTCCTGGCTTGCAAAGACCGGAAGGATAATGAGCAAGCCGGCCAATTTTTTTGATTCGGAGTCGGTCAACGTCAAAAGCGACATGGAAATCCTGCAGTGCTCCGTTTCTTTTCCCATGATCCACAAAGGGAAATTAATAGGGATCTTCAATATCGACAACAAAATTACCGAGGAGCCCTTTTACAGGGAAGAACTGGAAATAATTTACGTGCTGTGCAATTATCTCGCAGCCGCCATCAAAGACATCGACCTTTATCACCACATGTGGTATCAGAAGGAATTCACCAATAATATAATTTCGAGCATGAGCAGCGGCATGATCGCAATTGATAAGGACGAAAAGATCACCGTTTTCAATCAACAGGCCGCCGATATCCTCGGCCTCCATCCTTCGGACGTGATAGCCAGGGACCTGAGGGCCCTGCCCTCGCCGCTTGGGGATATCCTGTATGAAACATTGTCCGGAGGAAAAACGTACAGGCGTTATGAGGCGGTCATCAATCCCGCAAGGATCCCTGTCGGGATAAACAGCTACAGGCTCATGGACGAACAGCAAAATCCCGTCGGGGCCGGAATTGTATTTTCCGACCTCTCAGATTCCAAGAAATTAGAGGAGCAGAAAAGCCGGGCTGACAAGCTCAAGGCGGTCAATGACCTCATAGCAAAGATAGCCCATGAAGTCAGAAACCCCCTGACCTCGATACAGACATATACACAACTGCTCAATGAAAAGCATGAAGATGATGAACTGCATAACTTTTATGTCTCTTCCGTAAGCCAGTCGATCAACCGGCTGGACAAGTTAATTGATAAACTTATAACCTTCTCGAACACGCAGGATTACAACCTTAAAAAGGAAGACATAAACGACCTTATCAATGACGCCGCCGATCTTATTCTCAGGAGCCTGCCTCCGACACATAAGATCTCCAAGAACCTGACTGATAAAGTTTTTTACATAAATGCCGATAAAAGACAGTTAGTAAAGGCGATTTATTACATTGTGCAGAGTATTATTGACAAAACGCCGGATGGAGCGCTGATCATGATCAATGCCCGCATCATAATGCAGGATTCCTTCTCCGCTGAGATAACTATAATGTATGAAGGAGACAAGCTCCTCGAAGAAGAACAGAACTTATCAAAACCGCTGTTCGACATTGATAACCTCGATACAGAGCTGAATGTGCCGATAAGCCGCAAGATCATCGACGGCCATGCCGGAAGCCTCGATATAAAGAGCAAGGAAGGGATGAATACCTTTATCATTTCATTGCCGGTCCTGGACAGGAGAGGCTCTGCTGTTTCATTTAAAGGAGGTTATGTTAATGAACAATAG
- the tilS gene encoding tRNA lysidine(34) synthetase TilS: MELLKKVKETISKYSMLSEGDCVLIGLSGGPDSVCLAVILDKLKKDFNLSLSAVYIDHGLRPDEVEAEKAFCREFCDGLGINFFCKSVDVKSHISDMGLSKQEAARELRYKIFDEISGKINAAKIALGHNADDQAETLLMTLLRGAGTKGLAGIPPVRNIALSVQRSALGVKKNVLIIRPLIEIERKDIEEFFNSGPSPVTRYPSPSFMIDSSNLRKDYFRNLIRLTVIPELKKKNPSLVQNICRTMDILREEDSYLEIIVTKTLMKLITNKTADTIELFLVPLETLEKPILRRVLRRAIDATEGLRGISFVHIEDIINLIKKGASGDRIYLPKDIRVIKSYATLKLTSAPPVKINTHSLDVPGELALKEAGVVIKSSLTDSVEGYGDGKSNIVFDADKINLPLTVRHRKEGDCFYPAGFGKRKKLQDFFVDEKIPRDKRDSIPIVLSGNDIVFVAGYRADERFKVTEKTEKFLRLIISRMK; this comes from the coding sequence ATGGAACTCCTGAAAAAAGTAAAAGAGACAATCAGCAAATACTCAATGCTTTCAGAAGGTGATTGCGTCCTTATCGGGCTTTCCGGAGGTCCTGACTCAGTATGCCTTGCCGTTATTTTAGACAAACTAAAAAAGGATTTCAATCTCTCTCTTTCCGCGGTCTATATAGACCATGGTTTGAGGCCTGATGAGGTTGAGGCTGAGAAGGCGTTTTGCAGGGAATTTTGCGATGGCCTCGGTATCAATTTCTTCTGCAAATCAGTTGATGTGAAGAGTCACATAAGTGATATGGGGCTGAGCAAACAGGAGGCCGCGAGAGAACTTCGTTATAAAATATTCGATGAGATCTCAGGAAAGATAAACGCGGCGAAGATCGCCCTCGGCCACAATGCGGACGATCAGGCAGAGACCCTTTTAATGACGCTCCTGCGTGGCGCAGGGACAAAGGGATTGGCAGGGATCCCGCCGGTGAGAAATATCGCGTTGAGCGTTCAGCGTTCAGCGTTAGGCGTTAAAAAAAATGTATTAATAATCAGGCCGCTGATCGAGATAGAACGTAAGGACATTGAAGAATTTTTTAATTCTGGCCCGTCACCCGTCACCCGTTACCCGTCACCGTCTTTCATGATCGACTCCTCCAACCTCAGGAAAGATTATTTCAGGAACTTGATAAGGCTCACTGTTATACCTGAACTCAAGAAAAAAAACCCGTCGCTTGTGCAGAACATCTGCAGGACCATGGACATCCTGCGCGAGGAAGACAGCTACCTTGAGATCATCGTTACAAAAACGCTTATGAAATTAATAACCAACAAAACCGCCGACACTATAGAACTCTTTCTCGTCCCCCTTGAGACCCTGGAAAAACCGATACTGCGCCGAGTGCTGAGAAGGGCAATTGATGCTACAGAAGGCCTGAGAGGTATCAGTTTTGTACATATTGAGGACATCATCAACCTCATAAAAAAAGGAGCATCCGGAGACAGGATCTACCTGCCGAAAGACATCAGGGTGATCAAGTCGTATGCCACGTTAAAACTGACATCAGCGCCGCCTGTTAAAATAAATACTCACAGCCTCGATGTCCCCGGAGAGCTTGCGTTGAAAGAGGCAGGGGTTGTGATCAAGTCTTCTTTGACGGACAGCGTGGAAGGTTACGGAGACGGAAAATCAAATATTGTTTTCGACGCGGACAAAATTAACTTACCGCTGACTGTAAGACACAGGAAGGAAGGCGACTGTTTCTATCCCGCCGGATTCGGGAAAAGAAAAAAGCTCCAGGATTTTTTCGTGGATGAGAAGATACCGAGAGATAAAAGGGACAGCATTCCAATTGTCCTGTCGGGAAATGATATTGTGTTTGTTGCGGGATACCGGGCGGACGAGAGGTTCAAGGTCACGGAGAAGACAGAAAAATTTTTAAGGCTTATAATATCAAGGATGAAATAA
- a CDS encoding diaminopimelate epimerase gives MQFTKMHSLGNDFVVIDNRNLNLKKLPQLAKKLCGRRFGIGADQLLLLGHSELADFKMRIFNADGSEVEMCGNGIRCLGQYIWHEILRSKITQQHKSFIDVLTIETVAGIKNLKKTGSLIEVDMGEPVLEAEKIPVKIRRKSEVGKQKTEDRRQKTELNSSLVTRHSSLITNYPLKVKDKEFKITCVSMGNPHAVIVVKDVGKFPVEQYGPIIENHRLFPNRTNVEFIQILNRKNIKMRVWERGAGETMACGTGASASAVASALLGLTGRKVTMHLPGGKLLIDWSAQDGHVHMTGDAVKVFDGTVEI, from the coding sequence CTGCAATTTACAAAGATGCATTCGTTAGGCAATGACTTCGTTGTCATTGATAACAGGAATTTGAATTTAAAGAAACTCCCGCAGCTTGCAAAAAAACTCTGCGGCAGGAGGTTCGGCATTGGCGCTGATCAGTTGCTTCTGCTGGGCCATTCTGAATTAGCTGATTTTAAAATGCGGATATTCAACGCGGACGGGTCGGAAGTTGAGATGTGCGGCAACGGGATAAGGTGCCTTGGGCAATACATATGGCATGAGATTCTGCGCAGCAAAATAACACAACAACACAAGTCGTTCATAGATGTGCTTACAATAGAGACAGTTGCGGGGATCAAGAACCTGAAAAAGACCGGCAGCCTTATAGAAGTCGACATGGGGGAGCCGGTGCTTGAAGCGGAGAAGATACCGGTGAAAATTAGGCGGAAGTCAGAAGTCGGAAAACAGAAGACAGAAGACAGAAGACAGAAGACAGAACTGAACTCGTCACTCGTCACTCGTCACTCGTCACTTATTACAAACTACCCGCTGAAAGTGAAGGATAAAGAATTCAAGATCACTTGTGTTTCGATGGGCAATCCTCATGCGGTGATTGTTGTTAAAGATGTCGGGAAATTTCCGGTGGAACAATATGGCCCCATTATCGAAAACCACAGGCTTTTTCCAAACAGGACGAATGTTGAATTCATACAGATACTGAACAGGAAAAATATAAAGATGAGAGTCTGGGAGAGAGGGGCAGGGGAGACAATGGCGTGCGGCACAGGCGCTTCCGCCTCAGCGGTCGCATCAGCGCTATTGGGGCTGACCGGCAGAAAGGTCACCATGCACCTTCCCGGAGGCAAGCTCCTCATTGACTGGTCTGCACAGGACGGTCACGTTCATATGACGGGCGACGCAGTGAAGGTTTTTGACGGAACAGTAGAGATATAA
- a CDS encoding response regulator, translating to MEKKAKILIVDDEFALREILGYILKDKYSVATAGGAEEAFDYLANNSVDLVLLDINMPKMDGITALQEMKTRHPGIGVIFVTAFATLETIRKGINLGAFGFIMKPFDHKRLMNMVEEALRNGSPGNFCVREGKESWESVFN from the coding sequence ATGGAGAAAAAAGCAAAAATACTTATCGTCGATGACGAGTTTGCGTTAAGAGAGATCCTCGGTTATATCCTGAAAGACAAGTACTCCGTTGCAACAGCCGGCGGGGCTGAAGAGGCCTTTGATTATCTGGCCAATAATTCCGTTGACCTGGTCCTGCTTGATATTAATATGCCGAAGATGGACGGCATAACCGCATTGCAGGAGATGAAAACAAGGCATCCCGGAATCGGGGTAATATTTGTGACTGCATTTGCGACCCTTGAAACAATAAGAAAAGGCATAAACCTCGGAGCGTTCGGTTTTATCATGAAGCCCTTTGACCATAAGAGACTTATGAATATGGTAGAGGAAGCGCTCAGAAACGGGTCGCCCGGTAATTTCTGCGTCAGGGAAGGAAAAGAATCCTGGGAATCGGTTTTTAATTAA
- the gltX gene encoding glutamate--tRNA ligase, giving the protein MTEKVRVRFAPSPTGFLHIGGARTALFNWLYARHNGGTFILRIEDTDRTRSTDEYIEAIIEGMKWLGLDWDEGPFRQTDRFDVYKNYIERLVREGKAYYCYCSAEDLEERRKLAMALGKTPKYDGRCRNLKGPVPGEIPAVRFKMPQEGHTIVDDLIRGTVEFENTQLDDLIIMRSDGTPTYNFTVVVDDVDMKITHVIRGDDHLNNTPKQIHIYRALGYKTPLFAHLPMILGSDKTRLSKRHGATSVIAYYEMGYLPDALVNYLVRLGWSHGDKEVFTREELTEYFSFENVGKAAAVFNPEKLLWLNSQYIIHTPTEKLAGLVIPFLVKENIISEDQGPDKEWLCKAIDTLKARSKTLVELANSLRYYIAEEVTFNEKAKEKFLNEKSRELLAELKSGLESAPEFSHQELEKIFKEIVEKHGVKLKDLAQPVRVALTGGTESPGIFEVLDVIGKEKTIRRLEKAIKG; this is encoded by the coding sequence TTGACAGAGAAAGTTAGGGTACGGTTTGCGCCGAGTCCAACCGGATTCCTTCACATCGGAGGAGCGAGGACGGCGCTTTTTAACTGGCTTTACGCAAGACATAATGGCGGCACTTTTATATTAAGGATTGAAGATACCGACAGGACGCGTTCCACTGATGAATACATCGAGGCGATCATTGAAGGGATGAAATGGCTCGGCCTCGACTGGGACGAGGGACCGTTCAGGCAGACCGACAGATTTGACGTCTATAAAAATTACATTGAAAGACTTGTGCGGGAAGGCAAGGCGTATTATTGCTACTGTTCAGCGGAGGACCTTGAAGAAAGGCGCAAGCTGGCAATGGCCCTGGGCAAGACACCGAAGTATGACGGAAGATGCAGGAACCTGAAAGGGCCTGTTCCGGGTGAAATCCCCGCTGTCAGATTCAAGATGCCGCAGGAAGGGCATACCATTGTTGACGATCTGATAAGGGGAACAGTAGAGTTTGAGAACACGCAGCTCGACGACCTCATCATCATGCGGTCTGACGGCACGCCGACTTATAATTTCACGGTTGTAGTTGATGACGTGGACATGAAGATCACTCACGTTATAAGGGGCGACGACCATTTAAACAACACCCCAAAACAGATACACATTTACAGGGCGCTGGGCTACAAGACCCCGTTGTTCGCCCACCTGCCGATGATCCTGGGCTCCGACAAGACCCGCCTTTCAAAGAGGCACGGCGCGACATCCGTTATTGCGTATTATGAAATGGGATACCTGCCCGACGCGCTTGTGAATTATCTTGTGAGGCTCGGCTGGTCACATGGGGACAAAGAGGTTTTTACGCGGGAGGAACTTACAGAATATTTCTCCTTTGAGAATGTCGGCAAGGCGGCAGCGGTCTTCAATCCCGAAAAACTCCTCTGGCTGAACAGCCAGTATATTATCCATACACCAACTGAAAAACTTGCCGGACTTGTCATCCCGTTCCTTGTTAAAGAAAACATCATAAGTGAAGATCAGGGCCCTGATAAAGAATGGCTCTGCAAAGCGATTGATACTTTAAAGGCGCGCTCAAAGACCCTGGTGGAGCTTGCAAATTCCCTGCGCTACTATATCGCCGAAGAAGTCACATTCAATGAAAAGGCAAAAGAGAAATTCCTGAATGAAAAAAGCCGTGAGTTATTGGCTGAATTAAAAAGCGGCCTCGAATCAGCCCCCGAATTTTCACACCAGGAACTCGAAAAGATATTCAAGGAGATTGTGGAGAAACACGGCGTCAAGCTCAAAGACCTCGCCCAGCCCGTCCGCGTTGCATTAACGGGCGGCACGGAAAGCCCCGGCATATTTGAAGTGCTTGATGTAATCGGCAAAGAAAAGACGATTAGAAGATTGGAAAAGGCAATAAAGGGGTAA
- the lysA gene encoding diaminopimelate decarboxylase — protein sequence MNYFNYKRSELYAENVPVRKIVEATGSPVYIYSHDTLVNHYKAYEEAFDGYPNITCFALKANSNLAVLRLLAKAGSGADVVSGGELFFALKAGVPAQKIVYAGVGKTEEEIAFALKSGILMFNIESSDELTAIDRIAGKLRVKAPIALRVNPDISASTHPYISTGLKKHKFGIPIQKAVEYYTLAAKLRNIKVIGIHKHIGSQITRITPFVDALKKVLSLAQELKTRGIEIKYLDMGGGLGIPYNMEEDLPQPKDLAKAILPLIKLHDFTLILEPGRSIVGNAGILVTKVLYLKKHHKKEFVIVDAGMNDLIRPSLYDAYHHIQHVAKNDRPLTLVDVVGPICESGDFFAKGRRINDPRDGDLLAIMSAGAYGFSMSSNYNGRRRAAEVLVKGNKFFVVRERETYKDLIKEIKMPEYLK from the coding sequence ATGAATTATTTTAATTACAAAAGGTCCGAGCTGTACGCGGAGAACGTTCCTGTGAGGAAGATAGTTGAAGCTACAGGCTCGCCTGTTTACATCTATAGTCACGATACCCTTGTTAACCATTACAAGGCTTATGAAGAGGCATTTGACGGTTATCCCAATATAACATGCTTTGCGCTGAAGGCGAATTCAAACCTTGCAGTGTTAAGGCTTCTCGCAAAAGCAGGAAGCGGCGCGGACGTCGTCTCAGGCGGCGAGCTCTTCTTTGCCTTGAAAGCCGGGGTCCCCGCCCAAAAAATTGTTTATGCCGGAGTCGGCAAGACCGAGGAGGAAATAGCGTTCGCCCTTAAATCCGGCATCCTCATGTTCAATATAGAATCCTCCGACGAGCTGACAGCCATTGACAGGATCGCGGGGAAACTCAGGGTGAAGGCGCCGATAGCGCTGAGAGTCAATCCCGACATAAGCGCGTCCACGCATCCGTATATTTCAACGGGATTGAAGAAGCACAAGTTCGGCATCCCGATCCAGAAGGCGGTTGAATATTACACTTTGGCAGCCAAGCTCAGGAACATAAAGGTCATCGGGATACACAAGCACATAGGCTCCCAGATAACCAGGATTACCCCTTTTGTTGACGCGTTAAAAAAGGTCCTGTCGCTTGCGCAGGAGTTGAAAACACGGGGAATAGAAATTAAATACCTTGACATGGGCGGCGGTCTTGGAATTCCTTACAACATGGAAGAGGACTTGCCCCAGCCTAAGGACCTGGCAAAGGCGATACTGCCGCTGATAAAGCTGCACGACTTTACATTGATCCTTGAACCGGGCAGGTCTATCGTCGGGAACGCCGGGATCCTTGTTACAAAGGTCCTTTATCTGAAAAAACATCACAAGAAGGAATTCGTGATCGTTGACGCCGGAATGAACGACCTGATAAGGCCGAGCCTGTATGATGCTTACCATCACATTCAGCACGTGGCAAAGAATGACCGTCCGCTCACGCTTGTTGACGTGGTCGGCCCGATATGCGAGTCAGGCGACTTCTTTGCGAAGGGAAGAAGGATCAACGATCCCCGCGATGGGGATTTGCTTGCGATCATGAGTGCCGGGGCGTACGGTTTTTCCATGAGCTCAAACTACAATGGCAGGCGACGCGCCGCTGAAGTGCTGGTGAAAGGAAATAAGTTTTTTGTTGTCCGTGAAAGAGAGACGTACAAGGATTTAATAAAGGAGATAAAGATGCCGGAGTATTTAAAATGA
- the dapB gene encoding 4-hydroxy-tetrahydrodipicolinate reductase: MINMIVSGAAGRMGSRIIALSGDFKDIKISGALENKKHKDLGRDIGEVIGIGASGIKITDSVKNITGKADVLVDFSSTSATIECLKSLSDRPVPVVIGTTGFSRDELDFVSLYAQKVPCVLAPNMSVGVNLLLKVLADIAKVTGDDYDVEIVEAHHRMKKDAPSGTAIKMAQVIASALDRNLEESAVYARHGLIGERTKKEIGIQTVRAGDIVGEHTVIFGTLGERIEITHKASSRDTFARGALKAALWVYKQTPGLYDMQDVLGLK, encoded by the coding sequence ATGATTAACATGATCGTATCAGGCGCTGCCGGGAGAATGGGCAGCCGCATTATCGCGCTATCAGGAGATTTCAAGGACATAAAGATCTCAGGCGCTTTAGAGAATAAAAAGCATAAAGACCTCGGAAGAGATATCGGGGAGGTCATCGGCATTGGTGCTTCCGGAATTAAGATCACCGACAGCGTAAAGAATATCACAGGGAAGGCTGACGTGCTTGTGGATTTTTCTTCCACATCTGCAACAATAGAATGCCTGAAGTCTCTCTCGGACAGACCGGTGCCTGTAGTCATAGGCACAACGGGCTTCAGCAGGGATGAATTAGACTTTGTAAGTTTATACGCACAGAAAGTCCCGTGCGTTCTCGCCCCGAACATGAGCGTCGGGGTGAACCTCCTTCTGAAGGTCCTGGCGGACATTGCAAAAGTCACCGGCGATGACTATGATGTTGAGATCGTTGAGGCCCATCACAGGATGAAAAAAGACGCCCCATCCGGCACGGCAATTAAGATGGCCCAGGTAATCGCGTCCGCGCTTGACAGAAACCTGGAGGAGTCGGCAGTATACGCAAGGCATGGTTTAATAGGTGAGAGGACAAAAAAAGAGATCGGCATTCAGACGGTCAGGGCAGGCGATATTGTCGGCGAACATACTGTCATTTTCGGCACGCTTGGTGAAAGGATCGAGATCACGCACAAAGCCTCCAGCAGGGACACTTTTGCCAGAGGAGCGTTGAAAGCCGCCCTGTGGGTATACAAGCAAACGCCCGGTCTTTATGATATGCAGGATGTCCTTGGGCTGAAATAA